A stretch of the Paramormyrops kingsleyae isolate MSU_618 chromosome 16, PKINGS_0.4, whole genome shotgun sequence genome encodes the following:
- the gli2a gene encoding zinc finger protein GLI2a isoform X1 — protein METSAPMATEKKECKASSLDGSGFSDLTKKPSPTTVARASHPVFPTFHTPIPIDMRHHEGRYFYEPHALPTMHGPPGLAGSPVISDISLIRLSPHGAGTGEPPFNPPHPYMGSHMEHYLRSMHSPTLSMISAARGLSPADVTHEHLKERGLFSLAPPPPGANPAEYYHLMASHRHSYGDLLLQTGAAAASAHLPDYMSPVDMSRFPSPRLTPRLSRKRALSISPLSDTSIDLQTMIRTSPNSLVAYINNSRSSSAASSSYGHLSVGAISPSFPFPHPINPVAYQQILSQQRGLSAFGHTPPLVQPAPTLSARQHPLGLSTLPPAIHSTESSKNASSDSAVSSTVNPMITKRSKVKTEAEGPRPASPCSQDHLGGLLDLKEDLDKDECRQEPEAVYETHCRWESCAKEYDTQEQLVHHINNEHIHGEKKEFVCRWEECSREQKPFKAQYMLVVHMRRHTGEKPHKCTFEGCSKAYSRLENLKTHLRSHTGEKPYVCEHEGCNKAFSNASDRAKHQNRTHSNEKPYVCKIPGCTKRYTDPSSLRKHVKTVHGPEAHVTKKQRNDLPSRTHPPRENGENEASAKQSARGLEDKLESNSTTRGMEDCLQVKPIKTENSVMYQSSPGGQSSCCSEPSPLGGASHHDSGVETAVPSGGSLGDLSTLDEPPIVDSTVSPGAPAVGLQLRKTGSATHRLEHLKKEKLKTVRDSCSWPSLAPQVQNTKLPPIPVSGSLLESSSLGGPAMFPGPRLGELPYNEVTVLDQLNQRRDSTTSTVSSVYTLSRRSSGISPCYSSRRSSEASQFGGRHNNVSSADSYDPISADLSRRSSEASQCGGLSGLLSLTPAQHYRLKAKYAAATGGAPPTPLPNMDRLKTRMALFGDGHESAVRPFHSPAMLRRCSESGYSAPGMMPHEIPANIPRRASDPVRRPAIDPLSLPRVQRFNSISSMNPLAPSVEHRGLSLQNYTRSDGNLHRYSYACRPPSISENVAMETADVGLQGAEDDLVLPDDMVQYLQSQGGEPPQSAAPSAYPSQAQSLLGSGTSQQQQPFYGQRRMAVVDANMSPAGQMQLPSQMSPGSQEHFPDSPGLNKSNMPVQWNEVSSGTVDAMRGQIKQQQQLIRGNLALVQQKQNFGPYQNLGGNQQMVQIGQSPAAQQGFTQRGSGPTSQRINGLQQQRAQAMSSGDPLSLLQDYEQDVLANSVNGATSQRPSCNNVAGTICSPNSRGMAMQTQDAQSYRSRTQLGSSQAHTTYHGNYSQQSYTTSSHQCVQNGSQGLMQPRPPTEPKPLSRQHSGPSLAQQPVFPQQAFSSGYSPSDTSPTSSSSVGHNLASGNRENVMFYRGQIHMFEPNGDLGSQASPAASAMVTMASPGTNQVSSTVDSTQGVDHAQIDFDSMLDDGDHSSLMSGTLSPSLLQSLSQNSSRLTTPRNSVTLPSVPAGVSNMAIGDMSSMLTALAEENRFLNMMS, from the exons TGACGCACGAGCACTTGAAGGAGCGTGGCCTCTTCagcctggccccgccccctccggGGGCCAACCCGGCTGAGTACTACCACCTGATGGCCAGCCACCGGCATTCGTACGGGGACCTCCTCCTGCAGACCGGGGCCGCAGCCGCCTCGGCTCACCTGCCGGACTACATGAGCCCAGTGGACA TGTCCCGGTTCCCCAGCCCCCGGCTGACTCCCCGGCTGAGCCGCAAGCGTGCCCTGTCCATCTCACCCCTGTCAGACACCAGCATCGACCTGCAGACCATGATTCGCACGTCACCCAACTCGCTGGTGGCCTACATCAATAACTCCCGGAGCAGCTCGGCAGCCAGCAGCTCCTATGGACACCTGTCTGTGGGGGCCATCAG TCCCTCATTCCCCTTCCCCCACCCCATCAACCCCGTCGCCTACCAGCAAATCCTCTCACAGCAGCGGGGACTCAGCGCCTTTGGCCACACGCCGCCCCTCGTCCAGCCCGCCCCCACCCTCTCGGCCCGGCAGCATCCTCTGGGCCTCTCCACCCTTCCCCCTGCCATCCACAGCACAGAGTCCAGTAAG AACGCCAGCAGCGATTCTGCGGTCAGCAGCACCGTCAACCCCATGATTAcaaaaaggtcaaaggtcaaaacaGAGGCAGAGGGCCCTCGACCAGCCTCCCCCTGCTCTCAG GACCACCTGGGCGGGCTTCTGGACCTCAAGGAAGACCTGGACAAGGACGAGTGCAGGCAGGAGCCAGAGGCTGTGTACGAGACACACTGCCGCTGGGAGAGCTGCGCCAAGGAGTACGATACCCAGGAGCAGCTGGTGCAC CACATCAACAACGAGCACATCCATGGGGAAAAGAAGGAGTTTGTGTGCCGCTGGGAGGAGTGTTCGCGGGAGCAGAAGCCCTTCAAGGCCCAGTACATGCTGGTGGTGCACATGCGGAGGCACACGGGCGAGAAGCCACACAAGTGCACG TTCGAGGGCTGCTCGAAGGCCTACTCACGTCTGGAGAACCTGAAGACCCACCTGAGGTCCCACACCGGTGAGAAGCCCTACGTCTGTGAGCATGAAGGCTGCAACAAGGCGTTCTCCAACGCCTCGGACCGGGCCAAGCACCAGAACCGAACCCACTCAAATGAG AAACCTTACGTGTGTAAGATCCCCGGATGCACCAAGCGCTACACGGACCCCAGCTCTCTCAGGAAGCACGTGAAGACCGTCCATGGCCCCGAAGCACATGTCACCAAGAAGCAGCGCAACGATTTGCCCTCCCGCACCCATCCCCCCCGTGAGAATGGGGAGAATGAGGCCAGTGCCAAGCAAAGTGCAAGAGGCCTGGAAGACAAGCTGGAAAGCAACAGCACCACCAGAGGCATGGAGGACTGCCTGCAGGTCAAGCCGATAAAGACAGAGAACTCTGTG ATGTATCAGTCCAGCCCTGGTGGCCAGTCATCGTGCTGCAGTGAGCCGTCGCCACTTGGTGGCGCCTCCCACCACGATAGTGGAGTAGAGACAGCTGTACCCAGCGGGGGCAGCCTGGGAGACCTGAGCACGCTGGATGAGCCCCCCATCGTGGACTCCACCGTCTCCCCAGGTGCCCCGGCAGTCGGCCTCCAGCTGCGCAAGACTGGGAGTGCTACCCACAGGCTTGAACACCTCAAGAAAGAGAAGCTAAAGACCGTGAGGGACTCCTGCTCCTGGCCCAGCCTAGCGCCTCAAGTGCAAAACACCAAGCTGCCTCCCATACCAGTCTCTG GGTCATTACTGGAGAGTTCGAGCCTCGGTGGTCCAGCCATGTTCCCAGGCCCACGTCTTGGCGAGCTGCCCTACAATGAGGTGACCGTGCTGGACCAGTTGAACCAACGGCGGGACAGCACTACCAGCACCGTCAGCTCAGTCTACACCCTGAGCCGGAGGTCCTCCGGCATCTCACCATGCTACTCCAGCCGCCGCTCCAGCGAAGCCTCACAGTTCGGAGGGCGTCACAACAATGTCAGTTCTGCTGACTCCTACGACCCCATCTCAGCCGACCTATCCCGCCGCTCTAGCGAGGCCAGCCAGTGTGGAGGACTGTCTGGCTTGCTGAGCCTCACTCCTGCTCAGCATTACCGCCTCAAGGCCAAGTACGCTGCTGCCACTGGGGGAGCCCCACCCACACCTCTGCCCAATATGGACCGTCTTAAGACCAGGATGGCACTCTTCGGGGATGGCCATGAGTCTGCCGTTCGCCCATTCCACAGCCCTGCCATGCTGAGGCGATGCAGTGAGTCTGGCTATTCTGCTCCAGGCATGATGCCCCACGAGATCCCTGCAAATATCCCCCGCCGGGCCAGTGACCCTGTCCGTCGTCCGGCCATAGACCCACTGTCACTACCACGGGTGCAGCGATTCAACAGCATCAGTAGCATGAATCCGCTTGCACCCTCGGTGGAGCACCGTGGTCTGAGCCTACAGAACTATACCCGCTCTGACGGTAACCTGCACCGCTACTCCTATGCTTGCCGGCCACCCAGCATCTCTGAGAATGTGGCGATGGAGACCGCAGATGTAGGCCTGCAGGGTGCCGAAGACGATCTGGTGCTGCCGGATGACATGGTGCAGTACTTGCAATCCCAGGGTGGCGAGCCCCCTCAGTCTGCCGCTCCATCAGCGTACCCCAGCCAGGCTCAGAGCCTACTGGGAAGCGGGACCTCACAGCAACAGCAACCTTTCTATGGCCAACGGCGCATGGCTGTTGTCGATGCTAATATGAGCCCAGCAGGACAGATGCAGCTCCCCAGTCAGATGAGCCCCGGGTCCCAAGAGCACTTCCCTGACTCCCCTGGCCTGAACAAGAGCAACATGCCTGTCCAGTGGAACGAGGTCAGTTCGGGGACCGTTGACGCCATGCGGGGTCAAatcaagcagcagcagcagcttaTAAGAGGGAATCTGGCCTTGgttcagcagaaacaaaattttggcCCCTACCAGAACCTTGGTGGAAACCAGCAAATGGTGCAAATAGGTCAGAGCCCAGCGGCACAGCAGGGTTTTACTCAACGTGGCTCAGGCCCCACATCCCAGAGGATTAATGGCCTCCAACAGCAGCGGGCACAGGCCATGAGCTCGGGCGATCCGTTAAGCCTGCTTCAGGACTACGAGCAGGACGTCCTGGCTAATAGTGTAAATGGGGCCACCAGCCAACGGCCGTCCTGCAACAATGTGGCCGGGACCATCTGCAGTCCTAATAGCCGAGGAATGGCCATGCAAACTCAAGATGCCCAGAGCTACAGATCGAGAACGCAGCTGGGCAGCAGTCAAGCTCACACCACATATCACGGAAACTACAGCCAGCAGAGCTACACAACGTCCTCCCACCAGTGCGTCCAAAATGGCAGTCAAGGCTTGATGCAGCCAAGGCCACCCACAGAACCCAAACCCCTGAGCAGGCAGCACTCGGGGCCAAGCCTGGCACAGCAGCCTGTATTCCCCCAGCAGGCCTTCAGCTCTGGCTATAGCCCCTCTGACACCAGCCCCACAAGCTCCAGCAGCGTGGGCCACAACTTGGCCAGTGGCAACAGGGAGAATGTCATGTTCTACAGGGGGCAGATCCACATGTTTGAGCCTAATGGTGACTTAGGCTCTCAGGCATCCCCCGCAGCAAGTGCGATGGTCACCATGGCTTCCCCGGGGACCAACCAGGTCTCCAGCACGGTGGATTCCACTCAGGGTGTGGACCATGCCCAGATTGACTTTGACTCTATGCTGGATGATGGGGATCACTCCAGTCTCATGTCAGGCACTCTCAGCCCCAGCCTTCTCCAGAGTCTGTCTCAGAATTCCTCCCGACTCACCACCCCCCGCAATTCAGTGACATTACCTTCTgtaccagcaggggtcagcaacATGGCCATTGGAGATATGAGCTCCATGCTGACCGCTCTCGCTGAGGAGAACAGATTCCTCAACATGATGTCTTAA
- the gli2a gene encoding zinc finger protein GLI2a isoform X2, which produces MRHHEGRYFYEPHALPTMHGPPGLAGSPVISDISLIRLSPHGAGTGEPPFNPPHPYMGSHMEHYLRSMHSPTLSMISAARGLSPADVTHEHLKERGLFSLAPPPPGANPAEYYHLMASHRHSYGDLLLQTGAAAASAHLPDYMSPVDMSRFPSPRLTPRLSRKRALSISPLSDTSIDLQTMIRTSPNSLVAYINNSRSSSAASSSYGHLSVGAISPSFPFPHPINPVAYQQILSQQRGLSAFGHTPPLVQPAPTLSARQHPLGLSTLPPAIHSTESSKNASSDSAVSSTVNPMITKRSKVKTEAEGPRPASPCSQDHLGGLLDLKEDLDKDECRQEPEAVYETHCRWESCAKEYDTQEQLVHHINNEHIHGEKKEFVCRWEECSREQKPFKAQYMLVVHMRRHTGEKPHKCTFEGCSKAYSRLENLKTHLRSHTGEKPYVCEHEGCNKAFSNASDRAKHQNRTHSNEKPYVCKIPGCTKRYTDPSSLRKHVKTVHGPEAHVTKKQRNDLPSRTHPPRENGENEASAKQSARGLEDKLESNSTTRGMEDCLQVKPIKTENSVMYQSSPGGQSSCCSEPSPLGGASHHDSGVETAVPSGGSLGDLSTLDEPPIVDSTVSPGAPAVGLQLRKTGSATHRLEHLKKEKLKTVRDSCSWPSLAPQVQNTKLPPIPVSGSLLESSSLGGPAMFPGPRLGELPYNEVTVLDQLNQRRDSTTSTVSSVYTLSRRSSGISPCYSSRRSSEASQFGGRHNNVSSADSYDPISADLSRRSSEASQCGGLSGLLSLTPAQHYRLKAKYAAATGGAPPTPLPNMDRLKTRMALFGDGHESAVRPFHSPAMLRRCSESGYSAPGMMPHEIPANIPRRASDPVRRPAIDPLSLPRVQRFNSISSMNPLAPSVEHRGLSLQNYTRSDGNLHRYSYACRPPSISENVAMETADVGLQGAEDDLVLPDDMVQYLQSQGGEPPQSAAPSAYPSQAQSLLGSGTSQQQQPFYGQRRMAVVDANMSPAGQMQLPSQMSPGSQEHFPDSPGLNKSNMPVQWNEVSSGTVDAMRGQIKQQQQLIRGNLALVQQKQNFGPYQNLGGNQQMVQIGQSPAAQQGFTQRGSGPTSQRINGLQQQRAQAMSSGDPLSLLQDYEQDVLANSVNGATSQRPSCNNVAGTICSPNSRGMAMQTQDAQSYRSRTQLGSSQAHTTYHGNYSQQSYTTSSHQCVQNGSQGLMQPRPPTEPKPLSRQHSGPSLAQQPVFPQQAFSSGYSPSDTSPTSSSSVGHNLASGNRENVMFYRGQIHMFEPNGDLGSQASPAASAMVTMASPGTNQVSSTVDSTQGVDHAQIDFDSMLDDGDHSSLMSGTLSPSLLQSLSQNSSRLTTPRNSVTLPSVPAGVSNMAIGDMSSMLTALAEENRFLNMMS; this is translated from the exons TGACGCACGAGCACTTGAAGGAGCGTGGCCTCTTCagcctggccccgccccctccggGGGCCAACCCGGCTGAGTACTACCACCTGATGGCCAGCCACCGGCATTCGTACGGGGACCTCCTCCTGCAGACCGGGGCCGCAGCCGCCTCGGCTCACCTGCCGGACTACATGAGCCCAGTGGACA TGTCCCGGTTCCCCAGCCCCCGGCTGACTCCCCGGCTGAGCCGCAAGCGTGCCCTGTCCATCTCACCCCTGTCAGACACCAGCATCGACCTGCAGACCATGATTCGCACGTCACCCAACTCGCTGGTGGCCTACATCAATAACTCCCGGAGCAGCTCGGCAGCCAGCAGCTCCTATGGACACCTGTCTGTGGGGGCCATCAG TCCCTCATTCCCCTTCCCCCACCCCATCAACCCCGTCGCCTACCAGCAAATCCTCTCACAGCAGCGGGGACTCAGCGCCTTTGGCCACACGCCGCCCCTCGTCCAGCCCGCCCCCACCCTCTCGGCCCGGCAGCATCCTCTGGGCCTCTCCACCCTTCCCCCTGCCATCCACAGCACAGAGTCCAGTAAG AACGCCAGCAGCGATTCTGCGGTCAGCAGCACCGTCAACCCCATGATTAcaaaaaggtcaaaggtcaaaacaGAGGCAGAGGGCCCTCGACCAGCCTCCCCCTGCTCTCAG GACCACCTGGGCGGGCTTCTGGACCTCAAGGAAGACCTGGACAAGGACGAGTGCAGGCAGGAGCCAGAGGCTGTGTACGAGACACACTGCCGCTGGGAGAGCTGCGCCAAGGAGTACGATACCCAGGAGCAGCTGGTGCAC CACATCAACAACGAGCACATCCATGGGGAAAAGAAGGAGTTTGTGTGCCGCTGGGAGGAGTGTTCGCGGGAGCAGAAGCCCTTCAAGGCCCAGTACATGCTGGTGGTGCACATGCGGAGGCACACGGGCGAGAAGCCACACAAGTGCACG TTCGAGGGCTGCTCGAAGGCCTACTCACGTCTGGAGAACCTGAAGACCCACCTGAGGTCCCACACCGGTGAGAAGCCCTACGTCTGTGAGCATGAAGGCTGCAACAAGGCGTTCTCCAACGCCTCGGACCGGGCCAAGCACCAGAACCGAACCCACTCAAATGAG AAACCTTACGTGTGTAAGATCCCCGGATGCACCAAGCGCTACACGGACCCCAGCTCTCTCAGGAAGCACGTGAAGACCGTCCATGGCCCCGAAGCACATGTCACCAAGAAGCAGCGCAACGATTTGCCCTCCCGCACCCATCCCCCCCGTGAGAATGGGGAGAATGAGGCCAGTGCCAAGCAAAGTGCAAGAGGCCTGGAAGACAAGCTGGAAAGCAACAGCACCACCAGAGGCATGGAGGACTGCCTGCAGGTCAAGCCGATAAAGACAGAGAACTCTGTG ATGTATCAGTCCAGCCCTGGTGGCCAGTCATCGTGCTGCAGTGAGCCGTCGCCACTTGGTGGCGCCTCCCACCACGATAGTGGAGTAGAGACAGCTGTACCCAGCGGGGGCAGCCTGGGAGACCTGAGCACGCTGGATGAGCCCCCCATCGTGGACTCCACCGTCTCCCCAGGTGCCCCGGCAGTCGGCCTCCAGCTGCGCAAGACTGGGAGTGCTACCCACAGGCTTGAACACCTCAAGAAAGAGAAGCTAAAGACCGTGAGGGACTCCTGCTCCTGGCCCAGCCTAGCGCCTCAAGTGCAAAACACCAAGCTGCCTCCCATACCAGTCTCTG GGTCATTACTGGAGAGTTCGAGCCTCGGTGGTCCAGCCATGTTCCCAGGCCCACGTCTTGGCGAGCTGCCCTACAATGAGGTGACCGTGCTGGACCAGTTGAACCAACGGCGGGACAGCACTACCAGCACCGTCAGCTCAGTCTACACCCTGAGCCGGAGGTCCTCCGGCATCTCACCATGCTACTCCAGCCGCCGCTCCAGCGAAGCCTCACAGTTCGGAGGGCGTCACAACAATGTCAGTTCTGCTGACTCCTACGACCCCATCTCAGCCGACCTATCCCGCCGCTCTAGCGAGGCCAGCCAGTGTGGAGGACTGTCTGGCTTGCTGAGCCTCACTCCTGCTCAGCATTACCGCCTCAAGGCCAAGTACGCTGCTGCCACTGGGGGAGCCCCACCCACACCTCTGCCCAATATGGACCGTCTTAAGACCAGGATGGCACTCTTCGGGGATGGCCATGAGTCTGCCGTTCGCCCATTCCACAGCCCTGCCATGCTGAGGCGATGCAGTGAGTCTGGCTATTCTGCTCCAGGCATGATGCCCCACGAGATCCCTGCAAATATCCCCCGCCGGGCCAGTGACCCTGTCCGTCGTCCGGCCATAGACCCACTGTCACTACCACGGGTGCAGCGATTCAACAGCATCAGTAGCATGAATCCGCTTGCACCCTCGGTGGAGCACCGTGGTCTGAGCCTACAGAACTATACCCGCTCTGACGGTAACCTGCACCGCTACTCCTATGCTTGCCGGCCACCCAGCATCTCTGAGAATGTGGCGATGGAGACCGCAGATGTAGGCCTGCAGGGTGCCGAAGACGATCTGGTGCTGCCGGATGACATGGTGCAGTACTTGCAATCCCAGGGTGGCGAGCCCCCTCAGTCTGCCGCTCCATCAGCGTACCCCAGCCAGGCTCAGAGCCTACTGGGAAGCGGGACCTCACAGCAACAGCAACCTTTCTATGGCCAACGGCGCATGGCTGTTGTCGATGCTAATATGAGCCCAGCAGGACAGATGCAGCTCCCCAGTCAGATGAGCCCCGGGTCCCAAGAGCACTTCCCTGACTCCCCTGGCCTGAACAAGAGCAACATGCCTGTCCAGTGGAACGAGGTCAGTTCGGGGACCGTTGACGCCATGCGGGGTCAAatcaagcagcagcagcagcttaTAAGAGGGAATCTGGCCTTGgttcagcagaaacaaaattttggcCCCTACCAGAACCTTGGTGGAAACCAGCAAATGGTGCAAATAGGTCAGAGCCCAGCGGCACAGCAGGGTTTTACTCAACGTGGCTCAGGCCCCACATCCCAGAGGATTAATGGCCTCCAACAGCAGCGGGCACAGGCCATGAGCTCGGGCGATCCGTTAAGCCTGCTTCAGGACTACGAGCAGGACGTCCTGGCTAATAGTGTAAATGGGGCCACCAGCCAACGGCCGTCCTGCAACAATGTGGCCGGGACCATCTGCAGTCCTAATAGCCGAGGAATGGCCATGCAAACTCAAGATGCCCAGAGCTACAGATCGAGAACGCAGCTGGGCAGCAGTCAAGCTCACACCACATATCACGGAAACTACAGCCAGCAGAGCTACACAACGTCCTCCCACCAGTGCGTCCAAAATGGCAGTCAAGGCTTGATGCAGCCAAGGCCACCCACAGAACCCAAACCCCTGAGCAGGCAGCACTCGGGGCCAAGCCTGGCACAGCAGCCTGTATTCCCCCAGCAGGCCTTCAGCTCTGGCTATAGCCCCTCTGACACCAGCCCCACAAGCTCCAGCAGCGTGGGCCACAACTTGGCCAGTGGCAACAGGGAGAATGTCATGTTCTACAGGGGGCAGATCCACATGTTTGAGCCTAATGGTGACTTAGGCTCTCAGGCATCCCCCGCAGCAAGTGCGATGGTCACCATGGCTTCCCCGGGGACCAACCAGGTCTCCAGCACGGTGGATTCCACTCAGGGTGTGGACCATGCCCAGATTGACTTTGACTCTATGCTGGATGATGGGGATCACTCCAGTCTCATGTCAGGCACTCTCAGCCCCAGCCTTCTCCAGAGTCTGTCTCAGAATTCCTCCCGACTCACCACCCCCCGCAATTCAGTGACATTACCTTCTgtaccagcaggggtcagcaacATGGCCATTGGAGATATGAGCTCCATGCTGACCGCTCTCGCTGAGGAGAACAGATTCCTCAACATGATGTCTTAA